The following proteins are encoded in a genomic region of bacterium:
- a CDS encoding ATP-binding cassette domain-containing protein, with protein MRHGSAGREAEEFVPNAGTCPGVDEQVTTLSVSEVARAFGRHEVLRAVSFAVRRGEMVGIVGENGAGKSTLLKIIAGLLRPSRGRVDVRGRIGYCPQDPQVHLGLTVAHNLEWFRTAYRLGTVRRAEALMDVLALSQNRNRLVSDLSGGTRQKLNLVLALMHDPDILLLDEPYQGFDWETYLRFWGLAEEFRRAGRVIVIISHLFFERTRFDTLLRLHDGVITPEVRS; from the coding sequence GTGCGGCACGGCTCGGCCGGCCGGGAGGCAGAGGAGTTCGTCCCCAACGCTGGAACCTGTCCGGGCGTGGACGAACAGGTCACCACGCTCAGCGTGTCCGAGGTCGCCCGCGCGTTCGGCCGCCACGAGGTGCTCCGTGCCGTCTCCTTCGCCGTCCGCCGCGGCGAAATGGTGGGGATCGTCGGGGAGAACGGAGCCGGGAAGTCCACGCTGCTCAAGATCATCGCCGGGCTCCTCCGGCCCTCTCGGGGCCGCGTTGACGTCCGGGGGCGCATCGGCTACTGCCCTCAGGATCCCCAGGTCCACCTCGGCCTGACCGTCGCGCACAATCTGGAGTGGTTCCGCACCGCGTACCGCCTCGGCACCGTCCGCCGCGCGGAAGCCCTGATGGACGTGCTCGCGCTCAGTCAAAATAGGAACAGGCTCGTCAGCGACCTGAGTGGGGGCACGCGGCAGAAGCTCAACCTCGTCCTTGCCTTGATGCACGACCCCGACATTCTCCTGCTGGACGAACCGTATCAGGGGTTCGACTGGGAAACCTATCTGCGGTTCTGGGGGCTGGCGGAGGAGTTTCGCCGAGCGGGTCGGGTGATCGTGATCATCTCACACCTGTTTTTCGAACGCACCCGATTTGACACCCTCCTGCGCCTCCACGACGGGGTCATCACCCCGGAAGTCCGTTCGTGA
- a CDS encoding response regulator transcription factor codes for MHLLLVEDDKALGDVVRRGLESYGYQVTWARDGDTAYDRACTGTYDALILDLMLPGLDGLALLQALREAGVRTPVLCLTARSRVEDRVAGLDAGADDYLVKPFAFEELLARLRALLRRPSDLIVPEILTSGSLRLWPTDRQVTVGDQAITVPLREFDLLEFLLRHPGRTLSREVIVERIWGAGAPPRANVVDATISRLRRRLRRAGWDGRITAVPGLGYRIGISIPGSAS; via the coding sequence ATGCACCTCTTACTGGTTGAGGACGACAAGGCGCTCGGCGACGTAGTCCGCCGCGGCCTCGAAAGCTACGGGTACCAGGTCACCTGGGCGCGCGATGGGGACACGGCGTACGATCGCGCCTGCACGGGCACCTATGACGCGCTGATCCTCGACCTGATGCTCCCCGGGCTCGATGGGCTTGCCCTGTTGCAGGCACTGCGCGAAGCCGGTGTTCGGACACCGGTTTTGTGCCTCACCGCGCGAAGTCGCGTGGAGGATCGGGTCGCCGGGCTCGACGCCGGCGCCGACGATTACCTCGTCAAGCCATTCGCGTTTGAAGAACTGCTGGCCCGGCTGCGGGCACTGCTGCGGCGGCCGTCCGATCTGATCGTCCCTGAGATCCTGACGTCGGGATCGCTCCGCCTCTGGCCGACCGACCGCCAAGTCACCGTGGGGGATCAGGCGATCACCGTCCCGCTGCGGGAGTTTGACCTGCTGGAATTCCTGCTGCGGCATCCCGGGCGCACCCTTTCGCGCGAGGTGATTGTGGAGCGTATCTGGGGGGCGGGCGCGCCGCCACGGGCGAATGTGGTGGATGCCACCATCTCCCGGCTGCGGCGCCGGCTGCGGCGGGCGGGGTGGGACGGTCGGATCACCGCCGTTCCCGGTCTAGGCTATCGGATCGGCATTTCGATCCCGGGTAGCGCGTCGTGA
- a CDS encoding extracellular solute-binding protein, whose amino-acid sequence MTRRILIMVLAAAFAAGLWPAGAIGQAGAMMTFWSWRAEDRAFYESMIKKFEAQNPGVSIEFQTFKPTEYNTALSAAMQAGKGPDIVHLRAYGALQPFARPEFLVPLDDKVPELKTFPRQWLGGARSQADGKIYGVPFAVQALVIFYNRKLLRKAGVTPPTTWDQFLGALKVLKDHGITPLANGGKEGWTLEVALGVLGPNFYGGSNFYEAVTRGQTTFRSPQFTAALAKMEEIRPFMPQGFMGISYTDMQQLFINEQAAMFVGGIWELGYFQSQNSSLDIGVMPGPVAKAGDTPWVSSYDDGNYGVNAKSAHMDLALKFIRFTATKDWGQAFTDQLKQISAVPGVTIHDPQLQQVQMWMRHATPYIMLVGFRWKNPTGSELIQNDLQGLFAGKMTPQQVGDDVTRGLATWFDPFRGR is encoded by the coding sequence ATGACGCGGCGGATCCTCATCATGGTGCTCGCGGCGGCCTTTGCCGCCGGGCTGTGGCCGGCAGGGGCGATCGGTCAGGCCGGGGCGATGATGACGTTCTGGAGTTGGCGGGCCGAAGACCGCGCGTTCTACGAGAGCATGATCAAGAAGTTCGAGGCGCAGAACCCGGGCGTCTCGATCGAGTTCCAGACCTTCAAACCGACCGAATACAACACCGCGCTTTCTGCGGCGATGCAGGCCGGCAAGGGGCCGGACATTGTGCACCTCCGCGCCTACGGCGCCCTCCAGCCGTTTGCGCGACCGGAGTTCCTGGTGCCGCTCGACGATAAGGTCCCCGAACTGAAGACGTTTCCTCGCCAGTGGCTCGGCGGGGCGAGGAGCCAAGCCGACGGCAAGATCTACGGGGTGCCGTTTGCCGTGCAGGCGCTCGTGATCTTCTACAACCGAAAGCTCCTCCGGAAAGCCGGCGTGACCCCGCCCACCACCTGGGACCAATTCCTGGGCGCGCTCAAGGTGCTCAAAGACCACGGGATCACGCCGCTGGCGAACGGCGGCAAGGAGGGCTGGACTCTCGAGGTAGCGTTGGGAGTCCTCGGGCCCAACTTCTACGGCGGGTCAAATTTCTACGAGGCCGTGACCCGCGGGCAGACGACGTTTCGGAGCCCGCAGTTTACCGCCGCGCTGGCCAAGATGGAGGAGATCCGGCCTTTTATGCCCCAGGGGTTTATGGGGATTTCGTACACCGACATGCAGCAGTTGTTCATCAACGAGCAGGCGGCGATGTTTGTCGGCGGCATTTGGGAGCTGGGGTACTTTCAGAGCCAGAACTCGTCACTGGACATCGGCGTGATGCCGGGGCCGGTGGCGAAGGCGGGCGACACGCCCTGGGTCAGCAGTTACGACGACGGCAACTACGGGGTGAACGCGAAGAGCGCGCATATGGACCTGGCGCTGAAGTTCATCCGGTTCACCGCCACCAAAGACTGGGGGCAGGCGTTCACCGATCAGCTCAAGCAGATCTCGGCGGTGCCGGGCGTGACGATCCACGACCCCCAGCTCCAGCAGGTTCAGATGTGGATGCGCCACGCCACCCCCTATATCATGCTCGTGGGGTTCCGTTGGAAGAACCCGACCGGGAGCGAGCTTATCCAGAACGACCTGCAGGGGCTCTTCGCCGGGAAGATGACCCCGCAGCAGGTAGGCGACGACGTCACGCGCGGATTGGCCACATGGTTTGACCCCTTCCGCGGGCGCTGA
- a CDS encoding carbohydrate ABC transporter permease: MTPWRRSQRARPVTAALAQVLLAANALLVLLPLAFMVMSSFKTTREIFQRPFAPPETLSWRNYAAVWETAHFSVYFVNSVIVTVGSMVLILATGTLAAYALGRYRFRGNDLLYLFFLTGIMVPIRLAIIPLFILMRDLRLLDTEWSLILVYAGSGLPSAIFILTGFFRALPQDLDGAARIDGAGELGILLRVMLPLVRPALAIVTVYNVIPIWNDFFFPLVFIHQDRLKTLPLGLTVFFGEFATNWGLLFAGLSLAAIPVIGLYLVLSQQFIKGLTAGAVKG, from the coding sequence GTGACGCCCTGGCGGCGTTCCCAGCGCGCCCGCCCGGTGACGGCTGCGCTCGCGCAGGTGCTCCTCGCCGCAAACGCGCTCCTGGTGCTCCTGCCGCTTGCGTTCATGGTGATGTCCTCGTTCAAGACCACTCGCGAGATCTTCCAGCGTCCTTTCGCGCCGCCCGAGACCTTGAGCTGGCGCAACTACGCGGCGGTGTGGGAGACAGCGCACTTCAGCGTTTACTTCGTCAACAGCGTGATCGTCACGGTCGGGTCGATGGTCTTGATCCTGGCCACCGGCACGCTGGCCGCCTATGCGCTCGGGCGGTACCGGTTCCGTGGAAACGATCTGCTCTATCTGTTTTTCCTGACGGGGATCATGGTGCCGATCCGGCTGGCGATTATCCCGCTGTTCATCTTGATGCGCGACCTCCGGCTGCTCGACACCGAATGGTCGTTGATCCTCGTCTACGCCGGCTCGGGGCTCCCGAGCGCAATCTTCATTCTCACCGGATTCTTTCGCGCGCTCCCGCAGGATCTGGACGGCGCGGCGCGCATCGACGGGGCCGGTGAGCTCGGCATCCTCCTGCGGGTGATGCTGCCGCTCGTCCGTCCCGCGCTGGCGATCGTCACCGTCTACAACGTCATCCCGATCTGGAACGACTTCTTTTTCCCGCTCGTCTTCATCCATCAGGACCGGCTCAAGACCCTCCCGCTCGGCCTGACGGTCTTTTTCGGCGAGTTCGCGACCAACTGGGGGCTGCTGTTCGCCGGCCTGTCGCTCGCGGCGATCCCTGTGATCGGGCTCTACCTCGTCCTGTCACAGCAGTTCATCAAGGGGCTGACGGCCGGGGCGGTCAAGGGATAG
- a CDS encoding NIPSNAP family protein — translation MLYELRIYQCMPGRKGDVLARFRDHTMGLFKRHGVEVVGFWETLVGEQDELIYITKFASWEDRGKRWAAFQADPDWQRAREQSHAQGVIVEHIRTALLAATDFSPRV, via the coding sequence ATGCTCTACGAGCTCCGGATCTATCAGTGCATGCCGGGACGCAAGGGCGATGTCCTCGCACGGTTCCGGGACCATACGATGGGACTCTTCAAGCGACACGGCGTCGAGGTGGTCGGCTTCTGGGAGACCCTGGTCGGCGAGCAAGACGAACTCATCTACATAACCAAGTTCGCGTCGTGGGAAGACCGGGGGAAAAGGTGGGCCGCGTTCCAGGCGGATCCGGACTGGCAGCGGGCGCGCGAACAGTCTCATGCCCAGGGCGTAATCGTCGAGCACATCCGCACCGCCCTGCTCGCCGCCACGGATTTCTCGCCCCGGGTCTGA
- a CDS encoding phosphopantothenoylcysteine decarboxylase, translating to MSLRGRRILVTSGPTRAPLDAVRFITNKSTGRLGSLIAEAAVQDGADVTFVYGRGSDTPAVRGGRRDQLRLVPIDTVDDLIVVFKQELPTGYDAVVHAMAVLDFAPAEVREEKTASALSEWVVRLVPTAKAAQLIRALSPKTFFVGFKLEVGKHRAELIDIATTWRARNRADLVIANDLRDIERGTHIGYLVGPDGEVEGVAEGKESIARALVDVLDRRLGIT from the coding sequence GTGAGCCTCCGCGGCCGTCGCATTCTCGTCACCTCGGGGCCGACCCGTGCGCCCCTCGATGCGGTGCGGTTCATCACGAACAAATCGACGGGACGGCTCGGATCCCTCATCGCGGAGGCCGCGGTCCAGGATGGAGCCGACGTGACTTTCGTCTACGGTCGGGGGAGCGACACGCCGGCCGTGCGGGGGGGGCGGAGAGACCAACTGCGGCTGGTGCCGATCGATACGGTCGATGACCTGATCGTCGTCTTCAAGCAGGAGCTGCCGACGGGCTACGACGCGGTCGTTCATGCCATGGCGGTCCTCGACTTCGCGCCGGCTGAAGTCCGCGAGGAGAAAACGGCAAGTGCCCTCTCGGAATGGGTCGTTCGCCTCGTCCCAACCGCGAAGGCCGCCCAGCTGATCCGCGCCCTCTCGCCCAAGACGTTTTTCGTGGGGTTCAAGCTGGAGGTGGGAAAGCATCGAGCCGAACTGATCGACATCGCCACCACGTGGCGGGCGCGCAATCGCGCAGATCTCGTCATCGCAAATGACCTCCGAGATATCGAGCGGGGGACGCACATCGGATACCTGGTGGGCCCCGACGGCGAGGTGGAGGGGGTCGCGGAAGGGAAAGAGTCGATCGCTCGGGCGCTGGTGGATGTCCTGGACCGCCGCCTGGGAATCACCTAG
- a CDS encoding serine protease yields MARFFVGVLRRALPARSAILGGCLLGLLTLGFPRLGSTQGAPARSIIHLVVMKLEIRGYQSAYQDIAEGTGFFITASGIALTNSHVVSLARKLPSTYKVMAIVGGEFYGAALVCADALADDTGGRLVPSRDVAEIQLMPPDLPFEELSFRGVGFARAHRGPLPAFFALALGASPAVGDPVRVLGFGHQGDAALPLEWSAPGTVRDLGRASDGTQIFGIKFEGEAEPGHSGSPVLNRQGEVVGILTWTIASDRTWGIAISRTALDPVCL; encoded by the coding sequence ATGGCGCGGTTTTTCGTTGGCGTGCTCCGGCGCGCTCTGCCGGCCCGGAGCGCGATCTTGGGTGGGTGCCTCCTCGGCCTGCTCACGCTCGGGTTCCCGCGGCTGGGGTCCACTCAGGGGGCTCCGGCCCGGAGCATTATTCACCTCGTGGTGATGAAGCTCGAAATCAGAGGCTATCAGTCCGCGTATCAGGACATCGCCGAGGGAACGGGGTTTTTCATCACCGCGAGCGGGATCGCCCTGACCAACAGCCACGTCGTCAGCCTCGCCCGGAAATTGCCCTCCACTTACAAGGTGATGGCCATCGTCGGCGGGGAGTTCTACGGCGCCGCACTGGTTTGTGCCGATGCGCTGGCCGATGACACCGGCGGGCGGCTCGTTCCCAGTCGCGATGTGGCGGAGATTCAGCTGATGCCGCCGGACCTTCCCTTTGAGGAGCTGAGCTTTCGGGGCGTTGGCTTCGCGCGAGCCCATCGCGGACCGCTGCCTGCGTTTTTCGCGTTGGCGTTGGGGGCGTCCCCCGCGGTCGGCGATCCCGTCCGAGTCCTAGGATTCGGACACCAGGGAGACGCGGCCCTTCCGTTGGAATGGTCGGCACCTGGAACCGTGCGCGATCTCGGTCGCGCAAGCGACGGGACGCAGATATTCGGCATCAAGTTTGAAGGCGAGGCCGAACCGGGGCACAGCGGCTCGCCGGTACTTAACAGGCAAGGCGAGGTGGTTGGGATTTTGACCTGGACCATCGCCTCCGATCGGACGTGGGGCATCGCCATCAGCCGCACCGCACTGGATCCTGTGTGTCTATGA
- the queG gene encoding tRNA epoxyqueuosine(34) reductase QueG yields the protein MDPHLPTDAQALARAVKAEAREVGFDLCGITTSAPFPQEGGALVDWINRGYHGEMDYMARNATRSPRPAAVVPGARALVVVGLYYGGSSDAASAPDREPAAPRGRISRYAGGDDYHEVMGSRLKRLAQFLLNRGAQVARYYVDTGPVIDRAAARRAGLGWYGKNTLIITRSGHGSWVFLGEILTDLALPPDTPAEGNCGHCRLCLDACPTGAIVAPYVVDARRCISYLTIEHRGPIPRELRPAIGDLIFGCDICQDVCPHNTKTAARMHPELAPRPGVGSRPELFPLLNITDHEFQRRFRGSPVKRTKRSGLRRNVAVALGNAGDPAAVPELLRALADESDPVVRGHAAWALGRIGTAGARDGLQRRLPLEKDAAAREEITLALAASTGHAT from the coding sequence ATGGACCCGCACCTGCCCACGGACGCGCAGGCCCTTGCGCGCGCGGTCAAAGCCGAAGCGCGCGAGGTGGGATTCGACCTGTGCGGGATCACGACCAGCGCCCCTTTCCCCCAAGAAGGTGGGGCGCTCGTCGACTGGATCAACCGCGGCTATCACGGGGAGATGGACTACATGGCCCGAAACGCCACCAGGTCTCCCCGACCCGCGGCCGTGGTGCCCGGCGCCCGCGCGCTGGTGGTGGTGGGGCTCTATTACGGCGGTTCCTCCGACGCCGCATCCGCGCCGGACCGTGAGCCGGCCGCACCTCGGGGCCGGATCAGCCGCTACGCGGGGGGGGACGACTACCACGAGGTGATGGGCTCCCGCCTCAAGCGGCTGGCCCAGTTCCTGCTGAACCGAGGGGCGCAGGTGGCCCGCTACTACGTGGATACCGGACCGGTCATCGACCGGGCCGCGGCCCGACGCGCGGGCCTGGGCTGGTACGGGAAGAACACGCTGATCATCACCCGCAGCGGGCACGGCTCATGGGTGTTCCTGGGGGAAATCCTCACGGATCTGGCGCTCCCGCCGGACACCCCGGCGGAGGGGAACTGCGGTCACTGCCGGCTCTGTCTCGACGCATGCCCAACGGGGGCGATCGTCGCCCCCTACGTGGTCGACGCGCGGCGGTGCATCTCGTATCTCACCATCGAACACCGCGGCCCAATCCCTCGGGAGCTGCGTCCCGCGATTGGGGACCTGATTTTCGGGTGTGACATCTGCCAAGATGTCTGCCCCCACAACACGAAGACCGCCGCGCGGATGCATCCCGAACTCGCCCCGCGTCCCGGCGTGGGCTCCCGTCCCGAGCTCTTCCCCCTGCTGAACATCACCGACCATGAGTTCCAACGGCGCTTCCGCGGCTCGCCGGTCAAACGGACCAAACGCAGCGGCCTGCGGCGAAACGTGGCGGTGGCGCTCGGAAACGCGGGAGACCCGGCGGCCGTACCGGAGCTGCTGCGGGCCCTCGCCGACGAGAGCGATCCGGTGGTCCGGGGTCACGCCGCCTGGGCTCTCGGCCGGATCGGAACGGCAGGAGCAAGGGACGGCCTCCAGAGGCGCCTTCCGCTCGAGAAGGACGCGGCGGCGCGCGAAGAAATCACCCTCGCGCTGGCCGCGAGCACCGGGCACGCCACGTGA
- a CDS encoding ExsB family protein encodes MDRYAALVEEIRTTTDGHPVVVAFSGGLDSTVTAALARDALGRDRVLLITVNMGIYAYTRGNEIVLEVAERLGLPQRCLLGQFKQHRVQAAGPACNRCTREIKLGMVKAVAGGRLVLTGANRSDTWGQFGLKVCNGYYAPLLDLEKPEIGTLADALGVRPPRIGENPGREGCKLKHLLKPLAAPEYHGRAVARANEVVLTVLREAGVTPDLANVKIIGPLGRNIGLVNVRPAPNAELRGRLTAALRAIEQLDEVHVVAGPLTLVAKASPAILNDPHARYWIEHGRLAPDFAAPVTVDWQPTSNTRLGTFQIVGFRSAGPA; translated from the coding sequence GTGGACAGGTACGCAGCCTTGGTCGAGGAGATCCGCACCACGACGGACGGGCACCCGGTCGTGGTGGCCTTTAGCGGGGGCTTGGACAGCACCGTCACCGCGGCGCTGGCCCGAGATGCACTGGGCCGCGACCGCGTTCTGCTCATCACCGTTAACATGGGCATCTACGCGTACACGCGCGGCAACGAGATCGTCTTGGAGGTCGCCGAGCGGCTTGGCCTGCCCCAGCGCTGCCTACTCGGACAGTTCAAGCAGCACCGCGTGCAGGCCGCGGGGCCGGCCTGCAACCGCTGCACACGCGAGATCAAGCTGGGAATGGTCAAGGCGGTGGCCGGCGGGCGCCTGGTCCTGACGGGAGCCAACCGCAGCGATACGTGGGGCCAGTTCGGGCTCAAGGTCTGCAACGGCTACTACGCCCCGCTGCTCGACCTGGAGAAACCGGAAATTGGGACGCTGGCCGATGCGCTTGGGGTGCGCCCGCCCCGGATCGGCGAGAACCCCGGGCGGGAGGGGTGCAAGCTCAAGCACCTCCTCAAACCGCTCGCGGCGCCGGAGTACCACGGGCGCGCCGTCGCGCGGGCCAACGAGGTCGTGCTGACGGTCCTGCGGGAGGCGGGGGTGACGCCCGATCTCGCCAACGTCAAGATCATCGGCCCGCTCGGGCGGAACATCGGCCTGGTCAACGTCCGGCCCGCCCCAAATGCAGAGCTGCGGGGGCGGCTGACCGCGGCCCTACGGGCGATTGAGCAATTGGACGAGGTTCACGTGGTGGCCGGCCCGCTCACGCTCGTGGCGAAGGCGAGTCCGGCAATCCTCAACGATCCCCACGCTCGGTACTGGATCGAGCACGGGCGGCTCGCGCCGGACTTCGCCGCCCCGGTGACGGTAGACTGGCAGCCGACCTCAAACACCCGCTTGGGAACCTTCCAGATCGTGGGGTTTCGCAGCGCGGGTCCCGCCTAA
- a CDS encoding HAMP domain-containing sensor histidine kinase gives MKGLAPHVHLRLLRRSRWRVAVVGALVVGIILAWLSAGAYVVARKGVYAHLHERLERAVRRYGDPSLTPGSLIVDERGRPLPDLAVTEGWETGGQGFRIVSTPQLGALAVLQLPTRGSGLRVVATPAQEELRALTMFLQVLIALTVTGGLLALPVGYALAGLALRPLDAAVRERSEFVALASHQLRTPLSVIRTAVELARAGRGVTRDEALITTLEQTERMEALAARLTALARAEAGSKASAERADLTRVAEAVVTGLNPAARQGGVGLALDAPGPIWAIVERDEVADVLTALVENAIRFSPRGGVVTVSIRANDARAIASVSDQGPGISPQDLPHVADAFYQGRNATGGHGLGLAIARAIVERRRGHLSIASSPGHGTVVRVTLPAGRDATG, from the coding sequence GTGAAGGGGCTGGCACCGCACGTGCACCTTCGTTTGCTGCGGCGGAGTCGGTGGCGCGTCGCCGTGGTGGGCGCCCTCGTGGTGGGGATCATCCTGGCATGGCTCTCCGCCGGGGCGTATGTGGTGGCCAGGAAAGGCGTGTACGCGCACCTGCACGAGCGGCTGGAGCGCGCCGTGCGGCGGTACGGGGATCCAAGTCTTACGCCCGGGTCCCTCATCGTCGACGAGCGCGGGCGCCCGCTGCCGGACCTCGCGGTGACCGAGGGATGGGAGACCGGCGGGCAGGGGTTCCGCATCGTGTCCACCCCCCAACTCGGGGCGCTGGCCGTCCTGCAGCTGCCGACGCGCGGAAGCGGCCTGCGCGTCGTGGCCACTCCCGCCCAGGAGGAGCTTCGAGCGCTCACGATGTTTCTTCAGGTGCTCATCGCCTTGACCGTCACGGGGGGGCTTTTGGCCCTGCCGGTCGGATACGCGCTGGCCGGCCTGGCGCTGCGCCCGCTCGATGCGGCCGTTCGCGAGCGGAGCGAATTCGTCGCTCTGGCATCTCACCAGCTTCGGACCCCGTTGTCGGTGATCCGGACCGCGGTTGAGCTCGCCCGTGCGGGCCGCGGGGTGACGCGGGACGAAGCGCTGATCACGACCCTGGAACAGACGGAGCGCATGGAAGCGCTGGCGGCCAGGCTGACGGCGCTGGCGCGCGCGGAGGCGGGGTCGAAGGCAAGCGCGGAGCGCGCGGACCTCACGCGGGTGGCCGAGGCGGTGGTGACCGGCCTCAACCCGGCCGCACGCCAGGGGGGGGTGGGTCTGGCTCTGGATGCTCCCGGCCCGATCTGGGCGATTGTCGAACGGGACGAGGTCGCGGACGTCCTCACGGCCCTCGTCGAAAACGCGATCCGCTTCTCCCCTCGCGGAGGAGTGGTGACGGTATCCATTCGCGCGAATGATGCCCGGGCGATCGCCAGCGTGTCGGATCAGGGCCCGGGGATTTCTCCACAGGACCTCCCGCACGTTGCCGACGCCTTCTACCAGGGCCGAAACGCCACGGGCGGCCACGGGCTGGGCCTAGCCATCGCCCGAGCGATCGTTGAACGCCGCCGGGGACACCTCTCCATCGCGAGCTCCCCAGGGCACGGGACGGTTGTGCGCGTCACCCTTCCGGCCGGTCGCGACGCGACCGGTTGA
- a CDS encoding sugar ABC transporter permease: MPYRTARALWVAAFLAPAVLLFSVIVAYPILSALAYSLFQWDGIVRGGYVGLANFQRLLTQYPYSVRMLTALWHNVWAFVLTMGVQNGLGLVFAVLLAGRAWGARLYRAIFFMPVTLSLVIVGFLWQLFLNPIWGVVNKGLALVGLGVLARPWLGDTHTALITIVLVNAWRWVGFPTIVFLAGIQAIPDQYLEAARLDGAGAGAVFRRIILPLLAPQVNIIVILTFIGAFNWFELPYVMQGVTGEPDHATDVLGLLFYRSAFGAVDTGNPDVGIGSAIAVVMFAILLVVSGLGAVYLRRREVEM, encoded by the coding sequence GTGCCCTACCGGACGGCCCGGGCGCTGTGGGTCGCCGCGTTTCTCGCGCCGGCGGTCCTCCTCTTCAGCGTGATCGTAGCGTATCCGATCCTGAGCGCATTGGCCTACAGCCTGTTTCAATGGGATGGGATTGTCCGCGGCGGCTACGTCGGCCTCGCCAACTTCCAGCGCCTCTTGACGCAGTATCCCTACAGCGTGCGGATGCTGACGGCGCTCTGGCATAATGTCTGGGCGTTCGTGTTGACGATGGGGGTTCAGAACGGCCTCGGCCTCGTCTTCGCGGTCCTCCTCGCCGGGCGTGCCTGGGGGGCGCGGCTGTACCGGGCAATCTTCTTTATGCCGGTGACCCTCTCGCTCGTGATCGTGGGGTTCCTTTGGCAGCTGTTCCTCAATCCCATCTGGGGCGTCGTGAACAAGGGTCTTGCGCTCGTTGGGCTCGGCGTCCTGGCCCGGCCCTGGCTTGGGGACACCCATACGGCCCTCATCACCATCGTGCTGGTCAACGCTTGGCGCTGGGTGGGGTTCCCCACCATCGTGTTCCTCGCCGGCATCCAGGCGATTCCCGACCAATACCTGGAGGCGGCCCGGCTCGACGGGGCCGGCGCGGGGGCGGTCTTCCGCCGGATTATCCTGCCCCTGCTGGCGCCCCAGGTGAACATCATCGTCATTCTCACGTTCATCGGGGCGTTCAACTGGTTCGAGCTCCCCTACGTGATGCAGGGCGTCACCGGCGAGCCCGACCACGCCACGGACGTGCTCGGGCTGCTCTTCTACCGTTCGGCGTTCGGGGCGGTGGACACCGGCAACCCCGATGTCGGGATCGGCTCGGCGATCGCGGTGGTGATGTTCGCGATCCTCCTCGTTGTCAGCGGCTTGGGCGCGGTCTACCTCCGCCGCCGGGAGGTCGAGATGTGA